GGTATATATTGATCTCAGATTGCATGTTGGAATGTTTAACTAAACAAAAATGATGtcatttttgttaaaaaaacataataagtTGAAGTTACATATAAAAAATCATCTACGTATCATTTAAAATTCAACTTGAGAcacttatttaattttgtcaGAGTACTTGATCGGCGTCATTCATTCCATCCCATGACTTATCAGACGGTTCCTCTATCTCTTTTGTGGCGTCATTCATCCATTTGTAACGGTCTTCTGCCCCGTTCTTCCAAATTTCTGGTCGTTCATCAAACAAGCAACGAGAATTGTATCAGTTGGTATCACGGACACACTCACTTAATTTTGTTAGAATACTTGACCATGAGAAATTTAATGCAAACTAATCGTCACTTTCTTAATCTCTGCATCAGTTAGCATAGGACGAATGCAGTAAGTATCATATCAGTAAAAGTTATATATAAATAACTAATAACTATTCAtacaaagcaaaaaaaaatgatCGAGTTGGGCCGGTCAAGCTTATTCATTCGAGTGATTTCCATCTATCTAAATAATTTCATCTAAACCCTAATGAAAACTACTTTAATTTCATACCTAATCAATATTATTCTAGAACTCCCACACCCAATCAAATTGCAACTCTTAATTATTATCCTTTTCAACTTAAATATTATTCAAAAGATCCATGAAACATATAACTTTTGCGATGCTAAACCTTATATCCcctaaaaagggaaaaaatagGAGTAACTTTTGTTCCATTCATTTACCACTCTTTTCATCGGATACAAAAATTGCAAATGTTAAATTTGCAGAAAAGAAATAGATATAAATAagaatttttcaatttattaaattggaaaaaaatgaaataaagaatTAAGGCATGTTGCTAAAAATGAGCAGAACTGATGCGTCTGAGTTGGTATCTTGGTGTAGATAACGAACTTGAATTCCAAATAGCATAGACTTCCTGTACATAAGCATAAAAAGATAAATtcgaaaaaaatattattaacttATTTCACTAGGAATTATTATTACTCTCGTTTTTTAATTATCATCATTTtatctttaaatttattttagggGCCTTTTATCTCATGgttaagaaaatatattttgagaTTACCTTTTATCTCATGGTTGATTGGCTTGTTAATGTGGCATTGAAGATTTTAAAAGGTGTTTTaatgattttaattaattaacaaggTAATTAAGTAGTACCTTTATTTTCATAAGCAATTTAGTTGATGTCTGAAGTTGACTCACCTTTTCTTGCAATTGGTTTAGGTAAGCCTTCAATGCAAATCAACATTTAtcagtataattaaaatatttaatattaattaaaatactgCACAAGCACAGACATAATATGCTCTAGTTGGATATAATAATTCTGAAGAGATCATTCATTAACTAATGTACTTTAACATCCAATGCTATATTCATGTGAAAAAGGATCAATAATAATTCTCCATCCCCGATAAATATGGATGGAAATAGAATACATGACTTAAATGGGACACCACAAAATAGGATACTCAATTTCAAGTGAAGCTGAAAATACGAaactgaaattgaaattgaatacGAAATCTAAATGCCGATCCTATTTCTAATTAGGCTAGGGATAAATGAAAAATCATTATTGATAAGTGAATAATGGAAAATACatatcaataattatttttcactATTGGAAATAGTATCGAGATGTCAATGGGGCACCACAAAATAGGATACTCAATTCCGATTGAACCGATATAGCAACTgaattccataaaaatataactatgaaataaaatacgagaTTGAAGTTGATAATATCGAAAattcaatattatcataatcGAACAAGAAAAGCAAACCTGTTTCCTAGCCCTCGATCTTGCAGCTGACTCTCGATTCTTGATCATCCTTCTCTGCCTCCTCTCCACACTCTTTGCAAAACTCTCATCATTTTTCCCATTTACAAAACATGAATTATCAGAATATCTTCTAGCACTATTCTCGGAAGCCTTAAAATCTGTCTGAACTATCTGCATTGTTTCTTGCTGTTGCCAATTCATGTATTCTCGatccatcttcatcatcaaTGGGGCCGGATTCCGCAAGAATTCTTCTCCAAAATCACTCATTCCAAAAGGGTTTTTCATCCCATCATTCCAAACTCCATCCACCGGCTTCGTGTTAGGGTTTTCATGAAGGATTGGGGGAGAAGTAGCCGACGAAGAACCCGAAGAAAAAGAAGGGTTTTGCATCATGGTTTCTTCCGGAGATAAGGCCACATTGTTCTTGATCAATGTCTTATTATCTAGTGTGGAAAAATTCATCATGAGAGGTGGATTGTCTTTGAGGAATTGATGATCAATATCAAAAAGTGGAAAATGGCCAAATTCCTTTGGTGGTGAAGGCCCCATAAAGATTTGATTGAAATGTTACTATATAAACCCTAATtgttttaaataacaaaattaattaatctaagtGGTGTTTCTATGTATTGTTTGGACAATGAAAGTGCAAGAGATGTTTCCCAGTGATATcttaaaaacaataaattaagtTTCAAGAATAAGGGAAGTTTATACTTGCACGTGTGAAAACTATCTATATGTGTAcgtgtgagagagaaagagaaaaaatagtaatTGCGCACGTGTGAAAACTATCTATATGTGTAtgtatgagagagaaagagaaaaaatagtaatTGCGCTCGTACAAGTGCACAAAAAACCCTTTCTAACTTATTGAGTTTGGCACACTAAAAAGTAATCAAGAAACAAAAACTAATTTTGTTTCATTTCTTTGTGGATTCTCATCTATTTCTTTACCGGCTAAAAATGCATGGGAAAAAAAGGGATTTTAGAATGGAGCAATGCTTCAAAATCCCGTATTTATAGAATGAAATATGGTATTGTTGAGAAATACCGAATTTGTAGAACTATAAGATCCGAGATTatctcatattttatatatacatgcaatttattcaataagtaaactaatatataaaaaagttGGAGTTTGCGAGTTAAAATCGGAGTCAAAAAATATGGCAGTTTTTTTTAGACACTATATTTTTTAGTTGCACAAATTCTGGAATTTGTGAAGTATAAATCTGCCTAGGTTTCTGCTGCCCTATTTATTCGAATTAGGTTAAATTGTTGAAGAAGTTTCTAGTTTTGTATCTATGTGTggttttatttacttttttctccATTAACTTGAGCTGAGATGAAAAGATTTTGGTTACAAGATTGTTTTCTAGTTTTATGTAGCCTTCAATTCGTTTGATGCAactttttgggaagtgaaagaGTGGGTTGAGGACTATTTTCAGCATTATTAATGGCATATTCGTCCGCATATATCCGTCGGTAAACAGTGTTACCAACAGATCGGGGCTGTCGTAAAATCTTA
This sequence is a window from Salvia splendens isolate huo1 chromosome 14, SspV2, whole genome shotgun sequence. Protein-coding genes within it:
- the LOC121764932 gene encoding protein FD-like, whose protein sequence is MGPSPPKEFGHFPLFDIDHQFLKDNPPLMMNFSTLDNKTLIKNNVALSPEETMMQNPSFSSGSSSATSPPILHENPNTKPVDGVWNDGMKNPFGMSDFGEEFLRNPAPLMMKMDREYMNWQQQETMQIVQTDFKASENSARRYSDNSCFVNGKNDESFAKSVERRQRRMIKNRESAARSRARKQKFGRTGQKTVTNG